The following coding sequences are from one Meiothermus cerbereus DSM 11376 window:
- a CDS encoding XdhC family protein: MDIFSKIAELRHKGESFALATVVSRKAPVSSHLGDRAIIFEDGRFEGYVGGACSREIVRKQALEALHLGKPRLVKITPEAAARVVLEHADEVVIPLTCASEGAVEVYIEPLIARSSLLVVGGSQIALSTAQIAARMNYTVTLACDQPELAGVSLEPEIRVLDWRELGQWLEDQSPAKTSIVIASQGHYDEDVLVLIAKHMPNPAYLGLVASRKRGAAVLDNLEILGVPRTTFPLLKYPAGLDLGGRGRDEVAVSILAEIVLLKNRPQESNVEPSSPPKASSRLDQPRPAQPGDLLIKQVESIAAQIPAAKPPSNLPAGTAIDPTSGEVIEIARAVSAEYQGQTYYFSCPNCRAKFLKNPGKYLKGTK; this comes from the coding sequence ATGGACATCTTCAGCAAAATTGCCGAACTGCGGCACAAGGGCGAGTCCTTTGCACTGGCAACGGTGGTTTCGCGGAAGGCACCGGTTTCCTCACACCTGGGCGACAGGGCCATAATCTTCGAAGACGGGCGCTTTGAAGGGTATGTGGGGGGAGCCTGCTCCCGTGAGATAGTACGCAAGCAGGCGCTGGAGGCACTCCACCTGGGCAAGCCGCGCCTGGTCAAAATTACCCCCGAGGCGGCGGCCAGGGTGGTGCTCGAGCACGCCGACGAGGTGGTGATCCCCTTGACCTGCGCCAGCGAAGGGGCGGTGGAGGTCTACATCGAACCCTTGATCGCCAGGTCGAGCTTGCTGGTGGTGGGAGGCTCGCAAATTGCCCTTTCCACCGCGCAAATTGCTGCCCGCATGAACTATACCGTTACGCTGGCCTGCGATCAGCCCGAGCTGGCCGGGGTGAGCCTCGAGCCCGAAATTCGGGTGCTGGACTGGCGCGAGCTGGGGCAGTGGCTCGAGGATCAGAGCCCCGCAAAAACCAGCATCGTGATTGCCTCACAGGGACACTACGACGAAGATGTCCTGGTGCTCATCGCCAAGCACATGCCCAACCCGGCCTACTTGGGGCTGGTGGCCAGCCGTAAGCGCGGGGCTGCAGTGCTGGACAACCTGGAGATCTTGGGAGTTCCCAGAACCACCTTCCCCCTGCTCAAATACCCTGCAGGGCTCGACCTGGGGGGGCGCGGGCGCGACGAGGTGGCAGTCTCGATTCTGGCCGAAATTGTCCTGCTCAAAAACCGCCCGCAAGAATCCAACGTAGAACCATCAAGCCCGCCCAAGGCCTCCTCGAGGCTAGATCAACCTCGTCCTGCACAGCCCGGTGACCTCTTGATCAAACAGGTGGAATCCATTGCGGCCCAAATTCCAGCCGCTAAGCCACCCTCGAACCTTCCCGCCGGTACGGCCATAGACCCTACCAGCGGCGAAGTGATTGAAATTGCCAGGGCTGTGAGCGCTGAGTACCAGGGCCAGACCTACTACTTTAGCTGCCCCAACTGCCGCGCCAAGTTCCTCAAGAACCCCGGAAAGTACCTGAAGGGCACCAAATGA
- a CDS encoding AAA family ATPase — MSQAEENPLLASVEGIQAVLREHSYIADLPMATALRLVMALRKPLLVEGPAGVGKTQVAKTLAEVLGTNLIRLQCYEGLDTAQALYEWNYPKQMLHIRLTENTGIGVAEREAQIFSEAYLLRRPLLEAISQDRPPVLLIDEIDRTDEEFEAFLLELLAEFQVTIPELGTLKARHRPYVILTSNRSRELSDALRRRCLYLWQNYPSFEKEVEIIQAKLPGINERLARKIAAVVAHLRELPLNKAPGVAESLDWAEALVSLHKESLDMGVLEQTWGVIIKDKDDLALVESHKVRLAELVA, encoded by the coding sequence ATGAGCCAGGCTGAAGAGAACCCGCTACTCGCAAGCGTCGAAGGCATCCAGGCTGTTTTGCGTGAGCATAGCTACATTGCCGACCTGCCCATGGCCACAGCCCTGCGGCTGGTCATGGCCCTGCGCAAACCCTTGTTGGTTGAAGGCCCCGCCGGAGTGGGTAAAACCCAGGTGGCCAAAACTCTGGCCGAGGTGCTGGGAACCAACCTGATCCGGCTGCAGTGCTACGAGGGCCTCGATACCGCCCAGGCTTTGTACGAGTGGAACTACCCCAAACAGATGCTGCACATTCGCCTGACCGAAAATACCGGTATTGGTGTAGCCGAGCGCGAAGCGCAGATTTTCAGTGAGGCTTATCTGCTGCGACGTCCGTTGCTCGAGGCCATCTCGCAGGACAGGCCGCCGGTGCTGCTCATCGACGAGATAGACCGCACCGACGAGGAGTTCGAGGCTTTTTTGCTCGAGCTCCTAGCCGAGTTCCAGGTCACCATCCCCGAGCTGGGCACCCTCAAAGCGCGCCACCGGCCCTACGTGATTCTGACCTCCAACCGCAGCCGCGAGCTTTCCGATGCCCTCCGGCGGCGATGCTTGTACCTGTGGCAAAACTACCCCAGCTTCGAAAAGGAGGTCGAGATTATCCAGGCCAAGCTACCGGGCATCAACGAACGGCTGGCCCGGAAAATCGCCGCTGTGGTCGCCCATCTGCGCGAACTACCCCTGAACAAAGCCCCCGGCGTGGCCGAGAGCCTGGACTGGGCCGAAGCCCTGGTCTCGCTACATAAAGAGTCACTCGATATGGGCGTCCTCGAGCAGACCTGGGGCGTGATTATCAAAGACAAAGACGATCTGGCTCTGGTGGAAAGCCACAAAGTCCGCCTCGCCGAACTGGTCGCTTGA
- a CDS encoding aldehyde dehydrogenase family protein codes for MKTHQSKYGKALEIGHLIGEEEVFEGRLLERHNPADRADLIARFPEASKETLRKAALTAQKAFQEWSRTPAPVRGAVLLNLAGVLTREKDTLVRLMVREVGKTFKEAGGDVQEAIDTAVFFASEGRRLYGQTVPSEMKNKELFTFRRPVGVVGMITAGNFPIAVPSWKLIPAILTGNTVVWKPSDDSPALSYVLVKLFEEAGLPPGVINVVFGGGKDSSGQWLVELMDEGLLNKFAFTGSTAVGRWIGEVAGRNLLRPTLELGGKNPLVVLRDSDLDLAVEGAWWSAFATGGQRCTSAGNIIVDAPIYDEFKKRFLEKTESTVVGNPIQYPDVNYGPFINARLYERWIEHYTWGQADGANLLFGKARITTANPYPHFKGDPEAGLFGWPTVWEARPGMKQFEQEIFGPTINLVRVDGLDEAIRAANAHPYGLSSAVYTNRRDWAYRFKNEIKAGMTSINNSTVGAEAHLPFGGIRGSGNGARESGIWVIEEYTYWQAVNEEYSGKLQLAQMDTDYTRPRAPTSWAQILE; via the coding sequence ATGAAAACACATCAGAGCAAATACGGCAAAGCCTTGGAAATAGGCCATCTGATCGGGGAGGAAGAGGTTTTTGAAGGTCGGCTGCTCGAGCGCCACAACCCCGCCGACCGTGCCGACCTGATCGCCCGCTTCCCCGAAGCCTCCAAAGAAACCCTGCGAAAAGCGGCCCTTACCGCCCAAAAGGCCTTCCAGGAGTGGTCGCGTACCCCTGCGCCGGTGCGTGGAGCGGTGCTCTTGAACCTGGCCGGGGTCTTGACCCGCGAGAAAGACACCCTGGTGCGGCTGATGGTGCGCGAAGTGGGCAAGACCTTCAAAGAGGCCGGTGGGGATGTGCAGGAGGCCATCGACACCGCCGTCTTCTTCGCCTCGGAAGGGCGCCGGCTTTACGGCCAGACCGTGCCCAGCGAGATGAAGAACAAGGAGCTCTTTACCTTCCGCCGACCCGTCGGGGTGGTGGGGATGATTACGGCGGGCAATTTTCCCATTGCGGTGCCCTCCTGGAAACTGATTCCGGCCATACTGACCGGCAATACGGTGGTGTGGAAGCCCTCCGACGACTCCCCGGCGCTCTCGTATGTGCTGGTCAAGCTCTTCGAGGAGGCTGGATTGCCCCCGGGCGTGATTAATGTAGTGTTTGGCGGCGGCAAGGATTCCTCCGGCCAGTGGTTGGTAGAACTCATGGACGAAGGGCTGCTGAACAAATTCGCCTTCACCGGAAGCACCGCGGTGGGGCGCTGGATTGGCGAGGTGGCTGGCCGCAACCTGTTGCGCCCGACCCTCGAGCTCGGTGGCAAAAACCCCCTGGTGGTGTTGCGCGACAGCGACTTGGATCTAGCGGTGGAGGGGGCCTGGTGGAGCGCTTTTGCAACCGGAGGCCAGCGCTGTACCAGCGCGGGCAACATCATCGTGGATGCCCCCATCTACGACGAGTTCAAAAAGCGCTTCCTGGAAAAAACCGAGTCTACCGTGGTGGGCAACCCGATCCAGTACCCCGACGTCAACTACGGGCCATTTATCAACGCCCGCCTGTACGAGCGCTGGATTGAGCACTATACCTGGGGCCAGGCCGACGGCGCCAACCTGCTGTTTGGCAAAGCCCGTATTACTACTGCGAACCCTTACCCCCACTTCAAGGGCGACCCCGAGGCGGGCTTGTTCGGCTGGCCCACAGTCTGGGAGGCCCGGCCTGGCATGAAGCAGTTTGAGCAGGAAATTTTTGGCCCCACCATCAACCTGGTGCGGGTGGACGGCCTGGACGAAGCCATCCGAGCGGCCAACGCCCACCCCTATGGGCTCTCGAGTGCGGTGTACACCAACCGCCGCGACTGGGCCTACCGCTTCAAGAACGAGATCAAAGCCGGCATGACCAGCATCAACAACTCCACCGTGGGGGCCGAGGCCCACCTGCCTTTTGGGGGCATTCGGGGCAGTGGCAATGGGGCGCGCGAAAGCGGCATCTGGGTGATCGAGGAATACACCTACTGGCAGGCCGTGAACGAAGAGTATTCCGGCAAGCTGCAACTGGCCCAGATGGATACCGACTACACCAGGCCCCGCGCGCCCACCAGTTGGGCCCAGATTTTGGAGTAA
- a CDS encoding RsmD family RNA methyltransferase, producing the protein MLRILGGTARGVALKVPESARPSPVRLRKALFDFLRFRYPRRGRFLDLYAGSGAVGLEAASEGFETTLVEKDRQAIQFLRENASKARLKVRIEGMPVERYLLEAKRQGLRFTVAFMAPPYPHDLLQDFERLLEAQVVEPGGLYILQHPTELYLPTGERREYGYNCLTIIEAEAVQAQPQ; encoded by the coding sequence ATGCTGCGAATTTTGGGTGGAACGGCCAGAGGGGTGGCCTTAAAGGTACCGGAATCGGCGCGGCCCAGCCCGGTGCGGCTGCGCAAGGCCCTGTTCGACTTTTTGCGCTTTCGCTACCCCCGCCGGGGCCGCTTCCTGGATTTGTATGCGGGCAGTGGTGCGGTGGGGCTCGAGGCGGCCTCGGAGGGATTTGAAACCACCCTGGTGGAAAAAGACCGCCAGGCGATTCAGTTTTTGCGTGAAAACGCCAGCAAAGCCCGCCTGAAGGTCAGGATTGAAGGGATGCCGGTAGAGCGCTATTTGCTGGAAGCCAAACGACAGGGTCTGCGCTTTACGGTAGCCTTTATGGCCCCTCCTTACCCCCATGACCTGTTGCAGGATTTTGAGCGTTTGCTCGAGGCCCAGGTGGTCGAACCTGGGGGCCTGTACATCTTGCAGCACCCTACCGAGCTCTACTTGCCAACGGGAGAGCGTCGGGAGTATGGCTACAACTGCCTTACCATAATCGAGGCAGAGGCAGTTCAGGCCCAACCGCAATAG
- a CDS encoding FxLYD domain-containing protein, whose protein sequence is MKRFLVLVVALISSGMVAGQSSPYRLRVLSWSCQAFPRGVLIQGTVRNISSRPLQDLRVNARIIGPGLRMATNSAPLQDRNLLPGESARFELRIRTNFDTVSRCELWFRNPKVIQIATLVPNPR, encoded by the coding sequence ATGAAGCGCTTTCTTGTTCTTGTGGTGGCCCTGATCTCCAGCGGGATGGTTGCTGGACAGTCGAGCCCGTACCGCTTGAGGGTTCTTTCCTGGAGTTGTCAGGCATTTCCTCGCGGTGTCCTGATTCAGGGGACGGTGCGAAACATCAGCTCGAGGCCTTTGCAGGACTTGCGGGTGAATGCCCGGATTATTGGGCCGGGACTGCGCATGGCAACCAACTCAGCGCCCTTGCAGGATCGCAACCTGCTTCCGGGCGAGTCGGCCCGTTTTGAGCTGCGGATTCGCACAAACTTCGATACAGTTAGCCGTTGCGAACTGTGGTTTCGCAATCCAAAGGTCATTCAAATTGCAACCCTGGTGCCCAACCCGCGCTAA
- a CDS encoding G8 domain-containing protein, with protein MKRWLGLLFIAFLAACNTDGASAPSSNCINPGRSGLWSDPNTWPGGQKPKAGEVADIPCGVAVELDENAAVRGLTINGVLRFADKDLELRADWIMVHGRLEVGTPERPFRHRAIITLTGNNPSEDQMGMGTKVLGVMGGILELHGEPRKGWTRLAQTAPREASQITVLDARDWRVGDRIVLASTDYNPEQAEVRTITAISGNTLSLDQPLSYPHFGEITFGEITFGVDQRGEVGLLSRNILIRGDDSSNSSGFGGHIMAMMGSTMRVSGVELYRMGQRNQLARYPIHWHLVGRARGQYIKHSSIHDSFNRCVTVHGTNEVEVVGNVAYNALGHCYFLEDGAESNNLIEGNLGILTRRPNKNNGELGVIPTDQTPATFWISHPDNIVRNNVAAGSHHTGFWYALPEHPTGPSATTAIWPRRTPLGEFSGNVAHSNWDGLMVDRGPNKDTLEAEPSAYNPRSNPANSSNDNTQNPPVIAEFKNFTAYKNRGNAAWFRGVNHKMTGAKLADNAIGVTFASSASTLEDSLIVGDSENKGYPEAWEFRGVDGRSLPRPWAASNGGPIQDNFPIRGFEFYDGRVGFRNVHFVNFQPLQIQNAQGGQSETREAGAMSYLRFTAFPIDSRNFAEGARFFNAKPVYLPPRPEPTPEEISKDENADGYRGSVFVDLDGSVSGKPGHAIVLNNPFLLDANCKTKPDWNAAVCNYGYARLYIINQSGGNIAPVSLIRQDSSNPVFRMWGSPKDGDNTRFGATVIKGRSYTLGVTGTMPSKLKLHFDNGLPGDHIILAMPYGGAPFIYRDSWIDNRNKLEPATSRADFDSSAGNKYYSEGGTLWVKLVVQPGRDWAVLDICRNDLCK; from the coding sequence ATGAAGCGTTGGCTGGGTCTTCTGTTTATCGCTTTTTTGGCGGCTTGTAACACGGATGGCGCGAGTGCGCCCTCATCCAACTGCATCAACCCTGGCCGCAGCGGGCTCTGGTCCGATCCAAACACCTGGCCCGGTGGGCAAAAGCCAAAGGCCGGAGAAGTAGCGGACATCCCCTGTGGCGTGGCTGTTGAGCTCGACGAAAACGCGGCAGTCAGGGGACTGACCATCAACGGCGTACTGCGCTTTGCCGATAAGGACCTCGAGCTTCGCGCAGACTGGATCATGGTGCATGGCAGGCTCGAGGTCGGTACCCCCGAGCGCCCCTTCCGCCACCGCGCCATCATCACCCTCACCGGCAACAACCCCAGTGAAGACCAGATGGGCATGGGCACCAAGGTGCTGGGGGTCATGGGGGGCATCCTGGAGCTGCATGGCGAACCCCGCAAAGGCTGGACCAGGCTGGCTCAAACGGCACCCCGTGAGGCCAGTCAGATTACCGTGCTGGATGCGCGCGACTGGCGCGTGGGCGACCGCATCGTGCTGGCCTCCACCGATTACAACCCTGAGCAGGCCGAGGTGCGTACCATCACAGCAATTTCCGGCAACACCCTCAGCTTGGATCAACCGCTCAGCTACCCTCACTTCGGTGAGATTACCTTCGGTGAGATTACCTTCGGGGTAGACCAGCGGGGTGAGGTCGGGTTACTTTCCCGCAACATCCTGATTCGCGGGGATGACTCCTCGAACAGTTCTGGCTTCGGGGGCCACATCATGGCCATGATGGGAAGCACCATGCGGGTTTCTGGGGTTGAGCTGTACCGCATGGGGCAGCGCAACCAGCTGGCCCGCTACCCCATCCACTGGCACCTTGTGGGCAGGGCTCGAGGGCAGTACATCAAGCATTCCTCCATCCACGATTCCTTCAACCGCTGCGTCACAGTACACGGTACCAACGAGGTCGAGGTGGTCGGCAACGTGGCCTACAACGCCCTGGGCCACTGCTATTTCCTCGAGGACGGCGCCGAAAGCAATAACCTTATCGAAGGCAACCTGGGTATTCTGACCCGCCGTCCCAACAAGAACAATGGTGAACTTGGGGTAATCCCCACCGATCAAACCCCAGCCACCTTCTGGATTAGCCACCCCGACAATATCGTGCGCAACAACGTAGCTGCCGGCTCTCACCATACGGGCTTCTGGTACGCCCTGCCCGAACACCCCACCGGCCCATCGGCCACCACCGCCATCTGGCCCCGTCGTACCCCCCTGGGCGAGTTTTCCGGAAACGTAGCCCATTCCAACTGGGACGGCCTGATGGTGGACCGGGGCCCCAACAAGGACACCCTGGAGGCGGAGCCCTCCGCTTACAACCCCCGCAGCAACCCCGCCAACAGCAGCAACGACAACACCCAAAACCCGCCCGTAATAGCTGAGTTCAAAAACTTCACGGCCTACAAAAACCGCGGCAACGCCGCCTGGTTCCGCGGCGTCAACCACAAAATGACCGGGGCAAAACTGGCCGATAATGCCATTGGGGTAACCTTTGCTTCATCAGCAAGTACACTCGAAGACTCACTTATCGTCGGCGACAGCGAGAATAAAGGCTACCCCGAAGCCTGGGAGTTCCGCGGGGTAGATGGCCGCAGCCTGCCAAGACCCTGGGCCGCGAGCAATGGGGGCCCGATTCAAGACAACTTCCCGATCCGCGGATTTGAGTTCTACGATGGCAGGGTTGGCTTTCGCAACGTGCACTTTGTCAACTTCCAGCCTCTGCAAATCCAGAATGCCCAGGGCGGACAAAGCGAAACCCGTGAGGCCGGGGCCATGAGCTACCTGCGCTTTACCGCTTTTCCCATTGACAGCCGGAACTTTGCCGAGGGCGCCCGCTTTTTCAACGCCAAGCCGGTATACCTGCCGCCCCGACCCGAACCCACACCCGAGGAAATTAGTAAAGACGAGAACGCCGATGGCTACCGCGGCAGCGTTTTTGTGGACCTCGACGGCTCGGTCAGCGGCAAACCTGGCCACGCCATTGTGCTCAACAACCCCTTCCTGCTCGATGCCAACTGCAAAACAAAACCAGACTGGAACGCCGCTGTGTGCAATTATGGCTACGCTCGGCTGTACATCATCAACCAAAGCGGAGGCAACATCGCCCCGGTCTCGCTAATCCGGCAGGACAGCAGCAACCCAGTCTTTCGCATGTGGGGCTCACCCAAAGACGGCGACAACACCCGCTTTGGAGCCACCGTCATCAAGGGCCGTAGCTATACCCTGGGTGTGACAGGAACCATGCCCAGCAAACTCAAGCTGCATTTTGACAATGGCTTGCCTGGAGACCACATTATCTTGGCCATGCCCTACGGCGGGGCACCCTTCATCTACCGCGACTCCTGGATTGACAACCGCAACAAACTAGAACCTGCTACTTCTCGAGCCGATTTCGACAGCAGCGCTGGGAACAAGTACTACAGCGAAGGCGGCACGCTATGGGTCAAACTGGTGGTTCAGCCAGGGCGAGACTGGGCAGTGCTGGACATCTGCCGCAACGATTTATGTAAATAA
- a CDS encoding vWA domain-containing protein, with translation MSDFPHGSLLENLVAFSEHLRHTVQKFNLGPQEVQDSLLALEAVHLGNLQEVRQALKLVMCSNLEQERVFDDLFFQFFLQSRQRPSSSNIRSAPPGTLEEAQETTQAAQPSLSEASNSQEDQGNKGLMRPDHDTTADWAAPLLKAMFSRTAGAEAQEVEIPQEDLEAMLQAATQMVNQVRLGRSRGWVLASKGLRFHLRRTLRKALHTGGDPIYPAWQQHPKRQPRFLFVLDGSRSMQDYTDRLLQFALALRMRCNRVEVFVFSTQLQRVTRQLEKAKTLTMRPRLSRLGQAWGGGTSIGENLLQLERQYGGLIRGDSVVIIASDGLDTGATEILDLALRKIYQRSAALIWLNPLLNSKDYDPRANCMKTALPYLDRFCSAQNPEEFARLTYQLKMRR, from the coding sequence TTGAGCGATTTTCCACATGGCAGCCTGCTGGAGAACCTGGTGGCCTTCAGCGAGCACCTGCGCCACACCGTTCAGAAGTTCAACCTAGGGCCGCAGGAAGTCCAGGACAGCCTGCTTGCGCTCGAGGCCGTACATCTGGGCAATCTGCAGGAGGTTCGACAGGCCCTCAAGCTGGTGATGTGCAGCAACCTCGAGCAGGAGCGGGTCTTCGACGATTTATTCTTCCAGTTTTTCTTGCAGAGCCGACAACGGCCCTCAAGCAGCAACATTCGATCAGCACCCCCCGGCACCCTGGAAGAAGCCCAGGAGACAACTCAGGCGGCCCAACCCAGCCTCTCGGAAGCCTCAAACAGCCAGGAAGACCAGGGGAACAAAGGCCTTATGCGACCAGACCACGACACTACGGCCGACTGGGCCGCCCCTTTGCTCAAAGCTATGTTCAGCCGAACCGCGGGCGCCGAGGCGCAGGAGGTGGAAATACCCCAGGAAGACCTCGAGGCCATGCTGCAAGCTGCGACCCAGATGGTCAACCAGGTGCGGCTGGGGCGAAGCCGAGGCTGGGTACTGGCCAGCAAAGGGCTGCGGTTTCACCTCAGACGCACCCTGCGCAAAGCCCTGCACACCGGCGGTGACCCCATCTATCCCGCCTGGCAGCAGCACCCCAAACGCCAGCCCCGCTTCTTGTTCGTGCTGGACGGCAGCCGCTCGATGCAAGACTACACCGACCGCCTGTTGCAGTTTGCCCTGGCCTTGCGAATGCGCTGCAACCGGGTCGAGGTTTTTGTGTTCTCCACCCAGCTTCAGCGTGTAACCCGACAGCTCGAAAAAGCCAAAACCCTTACCATGCGTCCCAGACTCAGTCGGCTGGGCCAGGCTTGGGGTGGCGGAACCAGCATTGGTGAAAACTTGTTACAGCTCGAGCGGCAGTACGGCGGACTGATCCGAGGCGACAGCGTGGTCATTATCGCCAGCGATGGACTCGACACCGGAGCAACAGAAATCCTGGATTTGGCCCTGCGCAAAATTTACCAGCGCAGCGCCGCCCTAATCTGGCTAAACCCCCTGCTCAACAGCAAAGACTACGACCCCAGGGCCAACTGCATGAAGACCGCCCTCCCCTACCTCGACCGATTCTGCTCTGCCCAAAACCCCGAAGAGTTCGCCCGGCTCACGTATCAGCTCAAAATGCGTAGATAG
- the sucC gene encoding ADP-forming succinate--CoA ligase subunit beta has protein sequence MNLHEYQAKDILAKYGIPVPPGKVAFTADEAKQIASEYGDLVVIKAQVHTGGRGKAGGVKLARSPEEAREKAAQILGLNIKGFITKKVLVAKGLNIAQEYYAGMILDRVSQRVVLMLSKEGGMDIEEVAATRPEALIKYPIDPHKGLRPFEARELVKRAGMEGNLNKLADVLVKLYQAYVGIDASTAEINPLVITDTGEVVAADAKIVLDDNALYRHPELTPLREFEAEHPLEVEASNYGFSYVKLDGNIGVIGNGAGLVMYTLDLVQRCGGKAANFLDIGGGAKADVVYNALKVVLKDPDVKGIFINIFGGITRADEVAKGVIRALDEGILTKPVAMRVAGTAEEEAKALLQGRPVYMYPTSTEAAKAIISMTGGTK, from the coding sequence GTGAATCTACACGAGTATCAGGCTAAAGACATCCTCGCCAAATACGGCATACCGGTTCCCCCAGGCAAAGTCGCCTTTACCGCCGACGAGGCCAAGCAAATCGCCAGCGAGTATGGCGACCTGGTTGTCATCAAAGCCCAGGTACACACAGGTGGGCGGGGCAAAGCGGGTGGTGTAAAGCTAGCCCGCAGCCCCGAAGAGGCCCGTGAAAAGGCCGCGCAAATACTGGGCCTCAACATCAAGGGTTTCATCACCAAAAAGGTGCTGGTAGCCAAAGGCCTGAATATCGCCCAGGAGTATTACGCGGGCATGATTCTGGATCGTGTGAGCCAGCGGGTGGTGCTCATGCTCTCCAAAGAAGGGGGTATGGACATCGAAGAGGTGGCAGCCACCCGGCCTGAGGCCCTCATCAAGTATCCTATCGACCCCCATAAGGGGCTGCGCCCCTTTGAGGCACGTGAGCTGGTCAAGCGTGCGGGCATGGAAGGCAACCTTAACAAGCTGGCCGATGTGCTGGTCAAGCTGTACCAGGCCTATGTGGGTATCGATGCTTCCACCGCCGAGATTAACCCGCTGGTCATCACCGATACCGGCGAGGTAGTAGCAGCCGACGCGAAAATAGTGTTGGACGACAACGCCCTGTATCGCCACCCCGAACTGACCCCATTGCGCGAGTTTGAGGCCGAACATCCCCTCGAGGTTGAGGCCTCGAACTACGGCTTCAGCTACGTCAAGCTCGATGGCAACATTGGCGTAATTGGCAACGGCGCCGGTCTGGTCATGTACACCCTCGACCTGGTTCAGCGCTGCGGCGGCAAGGCCGCCAACTTCCTGGACATCGGAGGTGGCGCCAAGGCCGATGTGGTGTACAACGCCCTCAAGGTGGTGCTAAAAGACCCGGATGTAAAGGGCATTTTTATCAACATCTTTGGCGGTATCACCCGGGCCGACGAAGTGGCCAAAGGGGTCATCCGTGCGCTTGATGAGGGCATCCTGACCAAGCCAGTGGCCATGCGGGTCGCTGGTACCGCCGAGGAAGAAGCCAAGGCCCTTTTGCAGGGTCGTCCAGTTTATATGTACCCCACTTCGACGGAAGCCGCCAAAGCGATTATTTCGATGACGGGAGGTACAAAGTGA
- the coaD gene encoding pantetheine-phosphate adenylyltransferase: protein MHVVYPGSFDPLHNGHFDVIQRASKHFAKVTVAVLENPSKRGVWLFTPIERVEIIRRAVASARLSNVEVDIFSGLLADYMKRINSRVIVKGLRAVSDYESELQMAHLNRQYGNHPETFFIMAATRWSFVSSTMVKEIARYGGDVSKLVPPATLEALREKLSSVEK from the coding sequence ATGCACGTGGTTTACCCAGGCAGTTTCGACCCTTTGCACAACGGGCATTTTGACGTAATCCAGCGGGCCTCGAAGCACTTTGCCAAAGTGACGGTGGCGGTGCTCGAGAACCCCTCCAAGCGGGGGGTTTGGCTCTTTACGCCCATCGAGCGGGTCGAAATAATACGGCGGGCCGTGGCCTCGGCCCGGCTCTCCAACGTGGAAGTAGATATCTTTAGTGGTTTGCTGGCCGATTATATGAAGCGGATTAACTCGAGGGTAATCGTCAAGGGGCTGCGGGCGGTGTCCGACTACGAGAGCGAGCTGCAAATGGCCCACCTCAACCGCCAGTACGGTAACCACCCCGAAACATTCTTCATAATGGCGGCCACCCGCTGGTCGTTTGTCTCTTCCACCATGGTGAAAGAGATCGCCCGCTACGGGGGCGACGTGTCTAAACTGGTGCCTCCCGCTACCTTGGAGGCCCTCAGGGAAAAGCTCAGCTCCGTGGAGAAGTAA